A section of the Streptomyces sp. CG1 genome encodes:
- a CDS encoding MBL fold metallo-hydrolase, which yields MKLTVVGCSGSFPSADSACSSYLVEADGFRLLLDMGNGALGELQRHCGLYDLDAIFLSHLHADHCIDMLAYFVARYYRHEGGRADPIPVYGPEGTEHRLTTAYADTPSASSMSEVFDFHTVKPSTFEMGPFTVHTERVRHPVEAYAIRIEHGGRSLTYSGDTGVTEALDELARDTDLFLCEAAFTHGKENIPDLHLNGREAGETASRAGARRLVLTHIPPWTDPQVNLCDAREVFTGPVELAAPRVTYEV from the coding sequence ATGAAGCTCACCGTCGTCGGCTGCTCGGGGTCGTTTCCGTCCGCGGATTCGGCCTGCTCGAGCTACCTCGTCGAGGCCGACGGCTTCCGGCTGCTTCTCGACATGGGCAACGGCGCCCTGGGCGAGCTGCAGCGCCACTGCGGTCTCTACGACCTCGACGCGATCTTCCTGAGCCATCTGCACGCCGATCATTGCATCGACATGCTGGCGTACTTCGTGGCGCGCTACTACCGCCACGAGGGCGGCCGCGCCGACCCGATCCCGGTCTACGGCCCCGAGGGCACCGAGCACCGCCTGACCACGGCCTACGCCGACACCCCCTCCGCCTCGTCCATGAGCGAGGTCTTCGACTTCCACACCGTCAAGCCGTCCACGTTCGAGATGGGCCCGTTCACGGTGCACACCGAGCGGGTCCGCCACCCCGTGGAGGCGTACGCCATCCGGATCGAGCACGGCGGGCGGTCGCTGACGTACTCCGGCGACACGGGTGTCACCGAGGCGCTGGACGAGCTGGCCCGGGACACCGACCTGTTCCTGTGCGAGGCCGCGTTCACGCACGGCAAGGAGAACATCCCGGACCTGCATCTCAACGGCCGTGAGGCGGGCGAGACGGCGTCCCGCGCCGGCGCCCGCCGCCTGGTCCTCACCCACATCCCGCCGTGGACCGACCCCCAGGTCAACCTCTGCGACGCACGCGAGGTGTTCACGGGCCCGGTGGAGTTGGCAGCGCCACGGGTGACGTACGAGGTCTAG
- a CDS encoding type II toxin-antitoxin system PemK/MazF family toxin has protein sequence MDTSWWLALAAVVLLALVATLIDGWGRGRRPGGRRLRPLGRAGTRPAQAARPVPGDIWWADVPYEDRTEAKDRPCLVLAVRGNRATVAKITSKYHDERAGVIPLPPGAVGDARGRPSFLETDELREVPVDMFRRRVGVVDPVLWDQVRHLAG, from the coding sequence ATGGACACGTCCTGGTGGCTGGCGCTCGCGGCGGTCGTACTGCTCGCGCTGGTCGCCACGCTCATCGACGGCTGGGGGCGCGGCCGCCGGCCCGGTGGACGGCGCCTCAGGCCGCTCGGCCGTGCGGGAACGCGCCCGGCGCAGGCCGCCCGGCCGGTCCCCGGGGACATCTGGTGGGCTGACGTCCCCTACGAGGACCGCACCGAGGCGAAGGACCGGCCGTGTCTGGTGCTGGCCGTGCGCGGGAACCGGGCCACGGTCGCGAAGATCACCAGCAAGTACCACGACGAGCGCGCCGGGGTGATCCCGCTCCCGCCCGGCGCGGTGGGCGACGCCCGCGGCCGCCCCAGCTTCCTGGAGACCGACGAGCTGCGTGAGGTACCGGTGGACATGTTCCGGCGCCGGGTCGGGGTGGTCGACCCGGTGCTGTGGGACCAGGTACGGCACCTGGCCGGCTGA
- a CDS encoding putative Ig domain-containing protein: protein MRESRLSKRRRSLRRLLAVSFPALTLTVAGLVAAPTAGAQSAAAHPHGTKVTQNNKALTAPARQTYHSTGKAGQKVPTTHLCATAEPGHASCFAQRRTDIKQRLASALAAAAPSGLSPANLHSAYNLPTTGGSGMTVAIVDAYNDPNAESDLGTYRSTYGLSSCTKANGCFKQVSQTGSTTSLPTNDTGWAGEEMLDIDMVSAVCPNCSIILVEANSATDSDLGTAENEAVALGAKFVSNSWGGSESSAQTSEDTQYFKHPGVAITVSAGDSGYGAEYPATSQYVTAVGGTALTTASNSRGWSESVWNTSSTEGTGSGCSAYDPKPSWQTDSGCSKRMEADVSAVADPATGVAVYDTYGGTGWAVYGGTSASSPIMASVYALAGTPGASDYPAKYPYQHTGNLYDVTSGSNGSCSPSYFCTAGTGYDGPTGWGTPNGTAAFTAGSSSGNTVTVSNPGSQSTTAGGSVSLQINATDSAGAALTYSASGLPAGLSINSSTGLISGTASTAGTYQVTVTAKDSTGASGSTSFTWTVGSGGGGCTSSQLLANPGFESGSTGWTATSGVITNDSGEAAHSGSYYAWLDGYGSSHTDTLSQSVTIPAGCKATLSFYLHIDTAETTTSTAYDKLTVTAGSTTLASYSNLNAGSGYTQKTFDLSSLAGQTVTLKFNGVEDSSLQTSFVVDDAALTTS, encoded by the coding sequence ATGCGTGAGTCACGCCTGAGCAAGCGGAGACGGAGCCTGCGAAGACTCCTCGCCGTCTCCTTCCCCGCTCTCACCCTCACCGTCGCCGGGCTCGTCGCGGCACCGACGGCCGGCGCCCAGAGCGCCGCGGCCCACCCGCACGGCACCAAGGTCACGCAGAACAACAAGGCGCTGACCGCACCCGCGCGGCAGACCTACCACTCCACCGGCAAGGCCGGCCAGAAGGTGCCCACGACGCACCTGTGCGCCACCGCCGAGCCGGGCCACGCGTCCTGCTTCGCCCAGCGCCGCACCGACATCAAGCAGCGCCTCGCCTCGGCGCTCGCCGCCGCGGCCCCCTCCGGCCTCTCCCCGGCCAACCTGCACAGCGCCTACAACCTGCCCACCACGGGCGGTTCCGGCATGACCGTCGCCATCGTCGACGCCTACAACGACCCCAACGCCGAGTCGGACCTGGGCACTTACCGCTCCACATACGGCCTGTCGTCCTGCACCAAGGCCAACGGCTGCTTCAAGCAGGTCAGCCAGACCGGCTCCACCACCTCGCTGCCGACCAACGACACCGGCTGGGCCGGTGAAGAGATGCTCGACATCGACATGGTCAGCGCGGTCTGCCCGAACTGCAGCATCATCCTGGTCGAGGCCAACTCCGCCACCGACTCCGACCTCGGCACCGCCGAGAACGAGGCCGTCGCGCTGGGCGCCAAGTTCGTCTCCAACAGCTGGGGCGGCTCCGAGTCCTCCGCCCAGACCAGCGAGGACACCCAGTACTTCAAGCACCCCGGCGTCGCGATCACCGTCTCCGCGGGCGACTCCGGCTACGGCGCCGAGTACCCGGCCACCTCCCAGTACGTGACCGCCGTCGGCGGCACCGCGCTCACCACCGCCTCCAACTCCCGTGGCTGGAGCGAGTCGGTGTGGAACACCTCCAGCACCGAGGGCACCGGCTCCGGCTGCTCGGCGTACGACCCGAAGCCGAGCTGGCAGACCGACAGCGGCTGCTCCAAGCGCATGGAGGCCGACGTCTCCGCAGTCGCCGACCCCGCCACCGGCGTCGCGGTCTACGACACCTACGGCGGCACCGGCTGGGCGGTCTACGGCGGCACCAGCGCCTCCTCGCCGATCATGGCCTCGGTCTACGCCCTCGCGGGCACCCCGGGCGCCAGTGACTACCCGGCGAAGTACCCGTACCAGCACACGGGCAACCTGTACGACGTCACCAGCGGCAGCAACGGCAGCTGCTCCCCGTCGTACTTCTGCACCGCGGGCACCGGCTACGACGGCCCGACCGGCTGGGGCACCCCGAACGGCACCGCCGCCTTCACCGCCGGCTCCAGCAGCGGCAACACGGTGACCGTCTCGAACCCCGGCAGCCAGTCCACCACCGCGGGCGGCTCGGTCAGCCTGCAGATCAACGCCACCGACAGCGCGGGCGCGGCCCTCACCTACAGCGCCTCCGGCCTGCCGGCCGGGCTGTCCATCAACAGCTCCACCGGCCTGATCTCCGGCACCGCCTCCACCGCGGGCACCTACCAGGTCACGGTCACCGCGAAGGACTCCACCGGGGCCTCCGGCTCGACCTCCTTCACCTGGACCGTCGGCTCCGGGGGTGGCGGCTGCACCTCGTCCCAGCTGCTGGCCAACCCCGGCTTCGAGTCGGGCAGCACCGGCTGGACCGCGACCAGCGGCGTCATCACCAACGACTCCGGTGAGGCCGCCCACAGCGGCTCGTACTACGCCTGGCTCGACGGCTACGGCTCCTCGCACACCGACACGCTGTCCCAGTCGGTGACGATCCCGGCCGGCTGCAAGGCGACGCTCAGCTTCTACCTGCACATCGACACCGCGGAGACCACCACCAGCACCGCGTACGACAAGCTGACGGTGACCGCCGGTTCGACCACCCTCGCGTCGTACTCGAACCTCAACGCGGGCTCCGGGTACACGCAGAAGACCTTCGACCTGTCCTCGCTGGCGGGCCAGACGGTCACCCTGAAGTTCAACGGCGTGGAGGACTCCTCGCTGCAGACCAGCTTCGTCGTGGACGACGCCGCCCTGACGACCAGCTGA
- a CDS encoding cysteine synthase, with product MRYDSPLAAVGNTPLVRLPRLSPSADVRIWAKLEDRNPTGSVKDRPALHMIEQAEKDGRLTPGCTILEPTSGNTGISLAMAAKLKGYRMVCVMPENTSQERRDLLGMWGAEIISSPAAGGSNTAVRVAKELAAEHPDWVMLYQYGNPDNAGAHYATTGPEILADLPSITHFVAGLGTTGTLMGVGRYLREHKPGVQIVAAEPRYDDLVYGLRNLDEGFVPELYDASVLTSRFSVGSADAVTRTRELLQQEGIFAGVSTGAALHAAIGVGRKAVKAGESADIVFIVADGGWKYLSTGVYTAATTEEAIETLQGQLWA from the coding sequence ATGCGCTACGACTCCCCGCTGGCTGCGGTGGGCAACACCCCGCTGGTGCGCCTGCCGCGGCTCTCGCCGTCCGCCGACGTCCGGATCTGGGCCAAGCTGGAGGACCGCAACCCCACCGGCTCGGTCAAGGACCGCCCCGCGCTGCACATGATCGAGCAGGCGGAGAAGGACGGCCGGCTCACCCCGGGCTGCACGATCCTCGAACCCACCTCCGGCAACACCGGTATCTCGCTCGCCATGGCGGCCAAGCTCAAGGGCTACCGCATGGTGTGCGTGATGCCGGAGAACACCTCGCAGGAGCGCCGGGACCTGCTCGGCATGTGGGGCGCCGAGATCATCTCCTCGCCGGCCGCGGGCGGCTCCAACACCGCCGTACGCGTCGCCAAGGAGCTGGCCGCCGAGCACCCCGACTGGGTGATGCTCTACCAGTACGGCAACCCGGACAACGCGGGCGCCCACTACGCCACCACCGGCCCCGAGATCCTCGCCGACCTCCCCTCCATCACCCATTTCGTGGCGGGCCTCGGCACCACCGGCACCCTGATGGGCGTCGGCCGCTATCTGCGCGAGCACAAGCCGGGCGTCCAGATCGTCGCCGCCGAACCGCGCTACGACGACCTGGTGTACGGCCTGCGCAACCTCGACGAGGGCTTCGTACCGGAGCTGTATGACGCCTCCGTGCTGACCTCCCGCTTCTCGGTCGGCTCGGCCGACGCGGTCACCCGCACCCGTGAACTCCTGCAGCAGGAGGGCATCTTCGCGGGTGTCTCCACCGGCGCCGCCCTGCACGCGGCGATCGGTGTGGGCAGGAAGGCGGTCAAGGCGGGGGAGAGCGCCGACATCGTCTTCATCGTGGCCGACGGTGGCTGGAAGTATCTGTCCACCGGCGTCTACACGGCGGCCACCACCGAGGAGGCCATCGAGACGCTGCAGGGCCAGCTCTGGGCGTGA
- a CDS encoding MoaD/ThiS family protein — translation MAIEVRIPTILRTYTDGQKAVEGSGNTLAELFADLEARHAGIQARIVDEGKLRRFVNVYLNDEDVRFIDGIDTKLSDGDTVTILPAVAGGMS, via the coding sequence ATGGCCATCGAGGTCCGCATCCCGACCATCCTCCGCACGTACACGGACGGCCAGAAGGCGGTGGAGGGCAGCGGGAACACCCTCGCCGAGCTGTTCGCCGACCTCGAGGCCCGGCACGCGGGCATCCAGGCCCGCATCGTGGACGAGGGCAAGCTGCGCCGCTTCGTCAACGTGTACCTGAACGACGAGGACGTGCGCTTCATCGACGGCATCGACACCAAGCTGTCGGACGGCGACACCGTGACGATCCTGCCGGCCGTCGCCGGCGGCATGAGCTGA
- a CDS encoding putative leader peptide yields the protein MVLYDVSEKAPGMLLVARLHVDLCRLNSAIC from the coding sequence ATGGTTCTGTACGACGTGAGCGAGAAGGCGCCGGGCATGCTGCTCGTGGCGCGGCTGCACGTCGACCTGTGCAGGCTGAACAGCGCCATCTGTTGA
- a CDS encoding Mov34/MPN/PAD-1 family protein: MLTITQALYDKIVAHAREDHPDEACGMVAGPVGAGRPERFIPMLNAARSPTFYEFDSQDLLKLYRELDDRDEEPVIIYHSHTATEAYPSRTDISYANEPGAHYVLVSTADTDGLGEFQFRSFRILDGEVTEEEVKVVEAY, translated from the coding sequence ATGCTGACCATCACCCAGGCCCTGTACGACAAGATCGTCGCCCACGCGCGCGAGGACCACCCCGACGAGGCGTGCGGCATGGTCGCCGGCCCCGTGGGCGCCGGCCGGCCCGAGCGGTTCATCCCGATGCTGAACGCGGCCCGCTCGCCCACGTTCTACGAGTTCGACTCGCAGGACCTGCTCAAGCTCTACCGCGAGTTGGACGACCGCGACGAGGAGCCGGTGATCATCTACCACTCCCACACCGCGACCGAGGCCTACCCGTCCCGGACCGACATCTCCTACGCCAACGAGCCCGGCGCCCACTACGTCCTCGTCTCCACCGCCGACACCGACGGCCTCGGCGAGTTCCAGTTCCGCTCGTTCCGGATCCTGGACGGCGAGGTCACCGAGGAAGAGGTCAAGGTCGTAGAAGCGTACTGA
- a CDS encoding amino acid permease, producing the protein MTSAQVDQLRDSNEAARAADGEGGEGYQRGLGSRQIQMIAIGGAIGTGLFLGAGKGISKAGPSLILAYAVAGLVIFLIMRALGELLMYRPVSGSFSEYAREFIGPFAGFVTGWTYWLFWVVTGITEVTAAAAYMTYWFDIPQWVSALVFTIVLYAANLISVKLFGELEFWFSMVKVTAIIGMILICAGILTIGFSDAGKTASVSHLWNDGGFFPHGIGNTLMTLQMVMFAFLAVELVGVTAGESKDPKKVLPKAINTVPWRIAVFYVGALIMILSVVPWTEFHPGVSPFVAAFQKMGLSVGAGIVNFVVLTAALSSCNSGMYSTGRMLRDLALNGQGPKFFTKLTRSGTPLAGTTFSAVLMLVGVWINYQWPGKAFDYVVSFATISGMWAWIVILVCQIRYRAKANRGELPQSEFRAPGAPYTSVFALLFIFMVIVLMGIDKDARVSLYCAPLWGAILGVSYWVLRRRNPEAAAFRKR; encoded by the coding sequence ATGACCTCAGCGCAGGTCGACCAGCTTCGCGACAGCAATGAGGCCGCGCGGGCCGCGGACGGCGAGGGCGGCGAGGGGTATCAGCGCGGGCTCGGGTCCCGGCAGATCCAGATGATCGCCATCGGCGGTGCCATCGGCACCGGCCTGTTCCTCGGCGCGGGCAAGGGCATTTCCAAGGCCGGCCCCAGCCTGATCCTGGCGTATGCGGTCGCGGGCCTGGTGATCTTCCTGATCATGCGGGCGCTCGGCGAGCTGCTGATGTACCGCCCGGTGTCGGGTTCGTTCTCCGAGTACGCGCGCGAGTTCATCGGCCCCTTCGCGGGCTTCGTCACCGGCTGGACGTACTGGCTGTTCTGGGTGGTCACCGGCATCACCGAGGTCACGGCCGCGGCCGCCTACATGACGTACTGGTTCGACATCCCACAGTGGGTCTCGGCCCTGGTCTTCACGATCGTGCTGTACGCCGCCAACCTGATCTCCGTGAAGCTCTTCGGTGAGCTGGAGTTCTGGTTCTCCATGGTCAAGGTCACCGCGATCATCGGCATGATCCTGATCTGCGCCGGCATCCTGACGATCGGCTTCTCGGACGCGGGAAAGACCGCCTCGGTCAGCCACCTGTGGAACGACGGCGGCTTCTTCCCGCACGGCATCGGCAACACGCTGATGACCCTGCAGATGGTCATGTTCGCCTTCCTCGCCGTCGAGCTGGTCGGTGTCACCGCGGGCGAGTCCAAGGACCCCAAGAAGGTGCTGCCGAAGGCGATCAACACCGTGCCGTGGCGCATCGCCGTCTTCTACGTCGGCGCGCTGATCATGATCCTGTCGGTCGTGCCGTGGACCGAGTTCCACCCCGGTGTGAGCCCCTTCGTGGCCGCCTTCCAGAAGATGGGCCTGTCCGTCGGCGCCGGCATCGTGAACTTCGTGGTCCTCACGGCCGCGCTGTCCTCCTGCAACTCCGGTATGTACTCCACCGGCCGCATGCTGCGTGACCTGGCGCTCAACGGCCAGGGACCGAAGTTCTTCACCAAGCTGACGCGCAGCGGTACCCCGCTGGCCGGCACCACGTTCTCCGCCGTGCTGATGCTGGTCGGCGTCTGGATCAACTACCAGTGGCCGGGCAAGGCGTTCGACTACGTGGTGTCCTTCGCGACCATCTCCGGCATGTGGGCCTGGATCGTCATCCTGGTCTGCCAGATCCGCTACCGGGCGAAGGCGAACCGCGGGGAGCTGCCGCAGAGCGAGTTCCGTGCGCCGGGAGCGCCGTACACCAGCGTCTTCGCGCTGCTCTTCATCTTCATGGTGATCGTGCTCATGGGTATCGACAAGGATGCCCGGGTCTCGCTGTACTGTGCTCCGCTGTGGGGCGCGATCCTCGGCGTGTCCTACTGGGTGCTCCGGCGCCGCAACCCGGAGGCCGCGGCCTTCCGCAAGCGCTGA
- a CDS encoding DUF2017 domain-containing protein — protein MPGHFEPLPGGGAAVALDDVEISIIRSLAVQLLELIGPGPGADAPQDPLAELFAEGPSEPPADPVLHRLFPDAYSDPEKAPDSPADAEERRAHSAEFRRYTENDLRAGKRENALAVIRALDALSPVDQGGAVLKLAPQESRQWLSALNDLRLAIGTRLEITDEDDTDLLYRLPDEDPRKPMVMAYLWLGGLQETLVGTLMP, from the coding sequence ATGCCCGGACATTTCGAACCGCTCCCCGGCGGCGGCGCGGCCGTCGCACTCGACGACGTCGAGATCTCCATCATCCGGTCGCTGGCCGTCCAGCTCCTGGAGCTGATCGGTCCCGGGCCCGGCGCCGACGCCCCGCAGGACCCGCTCGCCGAGCTGTTCGCGGAGGGCCCGAGCGAGCCGCCCGCCGACCCGGTGCTGCACCGGCTCTTCCCGGACGCCTACAGCGACCCGGAGAAGGCCCCGGACTCACCCGCCGACGCCGAGGAGCGACGGGCCCACTCCGCCGAGTTCCGCCGTTACACCGAGAACGACCTCAGGGCCGGCAAGCGCGAGAACGCGCTCGCGGTGATCCGCGCCCTGGACGCGCTCTCCCCGGTGGACCAGGGCGGGGCGGTGCTGAAGCTGGCCCCGCAGGAGTCCCGGCAGTGGCTCAGCGCCCTCAACGACCTGCGGCTCGCCATCGGCACCCGGCTGGAGATCACCGACGAGGACGACACCGATCTGCTCTACCGGCTCCCCGACGAGGACCCGCGCAAGCCGATGGTGATGGCCTATCTGTGGCTGGGCGGGCTCCAGGAGACCCTGGTCGGCACGCTGATGCCCTGA
- the clpS gene encoding ATP-dependent Clp protease adapter ClpS — protein MGTVTSPAPVEIERTESAEEVFAVPEPDVPWVTIVHNDPVNLMSYVTYVFQAYFGYSKDKATKLMLDVHHKGRAVVSSGTREEMERDVQAMHGYGLWATLQQDRK, from the coding sequence ATGGGCACCGTGACGTCACCCGCGCCCGTAGAGATCGAACGCACCGAGTCGGCGGAGGAGGTCTTCGCCGTACCCGAGCCCGACGTCCCCTGGGTCACGATCGTGCACAACGACCCGGTCAACCTCATGAGCTATGTGACGTATGTCTTCCAGGCGTACTTCGGCTACTCCAAGGACAAGGCCACCAAGCTCATGCTCGACGTCCACCACAAGGGCCGGGCGGTCGTCTCCAGCGGGACCCGCGAGGAGATGGAGCGCGACGTGCAGGCGATGCACGGTTACGGTCTGTGGGCCACCCTGCAGCAGGACCGGAAGTAG
- a CDS encoding nicotinate phosphoribosyltransferase has protein sequence MNTADLGLPVDVPSTALFTDQYELTMLQAALKAGTAERRSVFEVFTRRLPNGRRYGVVAGTGRVLDTVENFRFDAGVLGFLRERKIVDEDTLTWLAGYRFSGDIWGYPEGEVYFPGSPIMRVEGTFAECVLLETVILSILNHDSAIAAAASRMASAAGERPLIEMGARRTHELAAVAASRAAYVGGFATTSDLAAGFRYGIPTVGTSAHAFTLLHDRERDAFQAQVDTLGRGTTLLVDTYDVAQAVRTAVEVAGPELGAVRIDSGDLLLVAHRVRQQLDELGATHTKIVVTSDLDEYAIASLAAAPVDAYGVGTQLVTGSGHPTCSMVYKLVARAESGDAEAPLVPVAKKSSGGKTSIGGRKWAARRLDEDGVAEAEVVGTGPVPAELADHQLLVELIKGGDVVTREPLDVPRDRHIAARENLPLSATQLSRGEPVIPTEYVTGHSGS, from the coding sequence ATGAACACAGCGGACCTTGGACTGCCGGTGGATGTTCCCTCGACGGCGCTCTTCACGGACCAGTACGAGCTGACGATGCTGCAGGCCGCGCTGAAGGCCGGTACGGCCGAACGGCGCAGCGTGTTCGAGGTCTTCACCCGGCGGCTGCCGAACGGGCGCCGCTACGGCGTGGTCGCCGGCACCGGGCGTGTCCTGGACACGGTGGAGAACTTCCGCTTCGACGCGGGCGTCCTCGGCTTCCTGCGCGAGCGGAAGATCGTCGACGAGGACACCCTGACGTGGCTCGCCGGCTACCGCTTCAGCGGGGACATCTGGGGCTACCCCGAGGGCGAGGTCTACTTCCCCGGCTCGCCGATCATGCGGGTCGAGGGCACCTTCGCCGAGTGCGTGCTGCTGGAGACGGTCATCCTCTCCATCCTCAACCACGACTCGGCGATCGCCGCGGCCGCCTCCCGCATGGCCTCGGCCGCCGGGGAGCGCCCGCTGATCGAGATGGGCGCCCGCCGCACCCATGAGCTGGCGGCGGTGGCCGCGTCCCGGGCGGCGTACGTCGGCGGCTTCGCGACCACCTCCGACCTGGCGGCCGGCTTCCGCTACGGCATCCCGACCGTCGGCACCTCGGCCCACGCCTTCACCCTGCTGCACGACCGCGAGCGGGACGCCTTCCAGGCCCAGGTCGACACCCTCGGCCGCGGCACCACCCTGCTCGTGGACACCTACGACGTCGCCCAGGCCGTCCGTACGGCGGTGGAGGTGGCCGGCCCCGAACTGGGCGCGGTCCGCATCGACTCCGGTGACCTGCTGCTCGTGGCACACCGCGTGCGGCAGCAGCTGGACGAGCTGGGCGCCACCCACACGAAGATCGTCGTGACCTCCGACCTGGACGAGTACGCGATCGCCTCCCTCGCCGCCGCCCCGGTGGACGCGTACGGCGTCGGCACCCAGCTGGTCACCGGCTCCGGGCACCCGACCTGCTCCATGGTCTACAAGCTGGTCGCCCGCGCCGAGTCCGGCGACGCCGAGGCGCCGCTGGTACCGGTCGCCAAGAAGTCCAGCGGCGGCAAGACCTCCATCGGGGGCCGCAAGTGGGCGGCGCGCCGGCTGGACGAGGACGGGGTGGCGGAGGCCGAGGTCGTGGGCACCGGCCCGGTGCCGGCGGAGCTGGCCGACCACCAGCTGCTGGTCGAGCTGATCAAGGGCGGTGACGTGGTCACCCGTGAACCACTGGATGTCCCCCGGGACCGCCACATCGCCGCCCGGGAGAATCTCCCGCTCTCCGCTACCCAGCTCTCCCGAGGGGAACCCGTGATTCCGACGGAGTACGTCACCGGGCACTCGGGTAGCTAG
- a CDS encoding isochorismatase family protein produces the protein MRRALIVVDVQNDFCEGGSLAVAGGADVAAAVTELIGQAAGTGYRHVVATRDHHIAPGGHFADDPDFVHSWPAHCVAGTEGVGFHPNFAPAVASGAVDAVFDKGAYSAAYSGFEGADENGVPLADWLRARHIDEVDVVGIATDHCVRATALDASREGFRTQVLLDLTAGVAPETTERALEEMRAAGVELTGKPVVSG, from the coding sequence ATGCGCCGCGCGTTGATCGTCGTAGATGTGCAGAACGACTTCTGCGAGGGGGGCAGCCTCGCGGTGGCCGGGGGTGCGGACGTGGCCGCCGCGGTCACGGAACTGATCGGCCAGGCCGCGGGCACCGGATACCGCCATGTGGTGGCCACCCGGGACCACCACATCGCCCCCGGCGGCCACTTCGCCGACGACCCCGACTTCGTCCACTCCTGGCCCGCGCACTGTGTCGCGGGCACGGAGGGCGTCGGCTTCCACCCGAACTTCGCCCCTGCCGTCGCCTCCGGCGCCGTCGACGCCGTCTTCGACAAGGGCGCGTACTCGGCCGCCTACAGCGGCTTCGAGGGCGCCGACGAGAACGGCGTCCCCCTGGCCGACTGGCTCCGCGCCCGCCACATCGACGAGGTCGACGTGGTGGGGATAGCCACCGACCACTGCGTACGCGCCACCGCCCTGGACGCCTCGAGAGAGGGCTTCCGCACGCAGGTCCTGCTGGACCTGACGGCGGGGGTCGCCCCCGAGACGACCGAGCGGGCGTTGGAGGAAATGCGGGCAGCAGGAGTGGAACTCACGGGCAAGCCCGTGGTCAGTGGCTAG
- a CDS encoding RDD family protein — MSSEPPPGSGEQPPEDDPFRKRPPSDQGSGSPYDTPYGGAQQPPPPGGGGPQPPPGGQPPPPGGPQPPPGGGQPPPYGGQQPPPYGGGQPPPYGGGPYGGGPYGPGPGGYPGDPLAGMPPLADSARRTLARIVDMILVGIVVWLLTWAFGVREYNVNGDHVEVGKSVGQSVIAAVLYVAYDTFMMSKYGQTLGKQWLSMRVANLDDGATPSVQTNLIRALVLWVPFAFCCACIWTVISGGWSYFDKPYKQGLHDKAAKTVVVSTR, encoded by the coding sequence ATGAGCAGCGAACCGCCCCCCGGCTCGGGAGAGCAGCCCCCCGAGGACGACCCGTTCAGGAAGCGGCCCCCGTCGGACCAGGGGTCGGGCTCGCCGTACGACACCCCGTACGGCGGCGCCCAGCAGCCCCCACCACCCGGCGGCGGGGGTCCGCAACCGCCCCCCGGCGGCCAGCCACCCCCGCCAGGCGGCCCGCAACCACCTCCGGGGGGTGGCCAGCCTCCCCCCTACGGAGGCCAGCAGCCACCCCCTTACGGTGGCGGCCAGCCTCCCCCCTACGGGGGCGGACCGTACGGCGGTGGCCCCTACGGTCCCGGTCCCGGCGGTTACCCCGGTGACCCGCTGGCCGGTATGCCCCCGCTCGCCGACAGCGCCCGGCGGACGCTCGCGCGGATCGTGGACATGATCCTCGTCGGCATCGTCGTCTGGCTGCTCACCTGGGCGTTCGGCGTGCGCGAGTACAACGTCAACGGAGACCACGTCGAGGTCGGCAAGTCCGTGGGCCAGTCCGTCATCGCGGCCGTGCTGTACGTCGCCTACGACACCTTCATGATGAGCAAGTACGGCCAGACCCTCGGCAAGCAGTGGCTCAGCATGCGGGTGGCGAACCTGGACGACGGCGCCACGCCCTCGGTGCAGACCAACCTGATCCGCGCCCTGGTGCTCTGGGTGCCGTTCGCCTTCTGCTGTGCCTGCATCTGGACGGTGATCAGCGGCGGTTGGAGCTACTTCGACAAGCCGTACAAACAGGGCCTGCACGACAAGGCGGCCAAGACGGTGGTGGTCAGCACCCGTTGA